The genomic DNA GGCGGAGGTGAAATTCGACTTGCCCGCCGGTTGGAAAGTAGCTACCCAACTGCGGGCTACCGGCGAGGACAAAACAACCTTCACCGCGCCCAACCTCCAGTATTTTATGGATAGCCCCACGGTGCTGGGCAGTTCGCAGCTGCTGCACACCTGGCAGGATGGCGGCCGCAACTTCGAGATGGCCACCTACTACACCGGCCCCGCCACCGAGGTCGATGCCTTTGTGAAGAAGACCCAGAAAGTGGTGCGTGAGGCGGCCGGCGTATATAATGGCGAGTATCCGGCGTTTGATTTTGGCCGCTATACTTTCCTGGCCGACTACCTGCCCCAGGCCAGCGGCGACGGCATGGAGCACCGCAACTCGACCTCGCTGACCTCGCCCCTACCCCTGCACGACGAGGGCGCGCTGCGCAACCTGGGCACCGTGGCGCACGAGTTTTTCCACTCCTATAACACCGAGCGCATTCGCGCCCAGGGCCTGGAACCGTTTGATTTCCAGCGCGTGAACATGAGCGACGCGCTCTGGTTTGGCGAAGGCTTCACGCAATACTACGGCGAGCTGGTTCTGCGCCGGGCGGGCTTTTACGATGATGAGCAGTTCTTCGCAAAAGTGAGCTCCTGGGTCAATGCCCGCCTCAATTCGCCGGGCGCGCGCTACGCGTCGGCCCTGGAGATGAGCCGGCAGGCGGGCTTCGTGGACGCGGCCGTGTCCGTGGACCCCACCAACCGCAGCAATACCTACCTCTCCTATTATATTCAGGGCGCGGGGCTGGCCCTGTGCCTCGACCTGCAGCTGCGCCAGCGCTACCACACTTCGCTTGATAAGTATATGCAGGCGATGTGGCTGGAGTTTGGCAAAAACCAGACGCCCGCGCTGGCCCCGGCCAAAACCTTCACGGTGGCCGACTTGCAGCGCGTGCTGGGCACCGTGGCAAAGGATACGGCTTTCGCGGGCACGTTTTTTCGGCGCTACGTATATGGGCACGAGGCCCCGCGCTTCAGCGAAAACCTGGCGACGATGGGCCTGGCCGTGGTGCCGGTGAAGGCGCTGGCCGCCGCCCTACCCCGGCAGGTAGAATTTGATGAGGAAGGTCGCTGCATTTTGAACCGCAACACCACCATCGGCTCGGGCCTCTACAAAGCTGGAATTGACCGGGGCGACCAGATTGTGATGCTCGACGGTGAGAAAATCGACAACATGGCTACGCTCGAAGGCATTATGCGCAAGCACACGCCCGCCGACCTCGTGCCGGTGCGCGTGCGCAACCGCGCCGGCCAGGAGCGCAACGTGCAAGTAGTACTCACCGAGGACACCAACGTGCAGGTGCAGGCAATGGAAAGCGTGGACAAAATGACGGCTACCCCCACCCAAAAGGAGCAACGCGCCGCCTGGCTGGCCAGCGCCGCGAAGTAGCAGCGCCGAAAGGTGTATCTTTCGTCAAACTAACGAGTTATGCATCCCGAAACTGCTACTTACCACGTTTTGTATCCGCGCCGCTACCGCCGGTCGGGGCGGGCCAAAGCCCTGGCGCACCTGGTGCCGGCCGTGCTGCTGGTCAGCGGTCTGCTGCCGCTTCTGATGGGGCAGGAGCCGCTGACCGCTTTCCTGCTCCTGGAGGTGCTGATTGGGGCTTGCTACCTGGCCCTGATGGCGCGTGAGCTACGGCACCTGCGGCACCCTACCCCCCACCACGAGCGGGTAGCCTTGCTGGAGCTGGCCGCCGCCGGCATTCTGGGGCTGGAGGGCTACCACATCTGGCAGCGCCACCATGCCCACAACCTGGCGGCGGGCACCCATACGTTCCACGTATTGCCGTGGCTGTATATGGGGGTAGCCCTGGTTTTTGTAGGCTTGGCTTTCGGAATGAGACAGCTGCTGGAACGGCGCTTCCTGGACCTGCACGCCGACGGATTCGCGGGCCGTCTCCAATTGCTGGGCGCGCCGTTCAGCTACCGCTGGGCCGACGTGCGCGCCGTGGAGCCGGCCGACCCCGCGCGGGCGCTGGTTTGGGCCACCGGCGACCAGCCCGCCCGCCCGCTGGCTTTCGGCCACCTGCTGGACGGGCCGGCCTGGCGCGACCGGCTGGTGGCGCACGCGCAGGCTCACCTGCCCTCTTTGTAAGAAACAAAAAAGTCCTGCCCGACGAATCGGGCAGGACTTTTTTTTATGCTTGATTTTCAGCTCCCTACCCTAGCGGCGGCGGCCGAAGAAGCGCAGCAGGAACAAAAACAGGTTCACGAAGTCAAGGTACAGGGTGAGCGCGCCCAGGATGGCGGCTTTGTCGTGCGTCTCTTCGCCCTCCGTTACGCCCAGGAAGGCTAGCTGCTTGAGCTTCTGGGTGTCGTAGGCGGCTAATGCGGTGAAGAGAATAACGCCGACAAATGACACGAGCAGGTTAAGGGTAGAGTTACCCCAGAACATATTGACTATCATGGCGATTACCAAGCCGATGATAGCCATGCTCAGCAGCTTGCCCCAGCCCGAGAGGTCGGCCTTGGTGAAGTAACCGAACGCGCTCATCACCCCAAACATGAGGGAGGCAATAAAAAACGTGGATGCGATGGAATCAAGCTTATAAACTAGAAATATGACGCTCATCGTGAGGCCGTTAAGTAAGGCGTAACCAATGAATGCGGCTTGCGCCTGCGCCCGGCTCCACTTAAAAATGCGGGCCGATAGAAACCCGACTACTACCAATTCGGCAACGATGAGGCCAAAGAACACGAAGCGGCTGCCAAAGATGAAGTCCTTCAGCGTGGGCGAGGCGGCGGCAAACATGGCTACCCCCCCGGTGAGGCCCAGGCCGGCGGCCATCCAGCCATAAACCTGCGCAAAAAACTGCCCCTGAATGCGGGCGGCATCTTCGGCCGAGAGTTGATGGGCAAGGGACCGGTCGGGACCGGATGAAAACTGATTATCGCTCATGGAAAAAAGGTGCTTAACGGGATGACGAACGTTGTGCCTGGCAACTTACGAACTTTGGCCGACAACGTCGGTAGTATAACAACTTTGCGGCCTATTTAAGTTACTTGTTTTCCCTGCCTTTATGTCCGCTCCCGTTCACTACCGCCGCAATGAAGCGTTGCGTACCATTCGCCCCGGCTACGCTGGCAACAAGCTCATCGGTACCGAATTTTGCAACGGCAATGCCCTGTTTGAGCCCCAGATGAGCACCGTGCTGCGCTGGCAGCTCACGACCAACCCGCAGAAGGAGGAAAAAAAGCGCGATACCTGGACGCCCGCCGTAGTGCCCTGCGACGAGGCCTTTTTTTCGACCGACGATATGCTGGTGTGGTTGGGACACGCGTGCTTTTTGCTGCGCATCCAGGGCGTGAGCCTGCTGTTTGACCCCGTGCTGTTCTCATCATTGGGCCTGCGCCGCCGCCACCCCCTACCCTGCCGCCCCGAGGACGTGCGCAATATTGACTACCTGCTACTCTCGCACGCGCACCGCGACCACCTGGATGAGCAGTCTATCAAGCTATTGGCTCGGCAAAACCCGCGGATGAAAGTGCTTTCGTCGCTGGGCATGGCGGGGCTGCTGCGCGGCATTGCGCCGGGCCTGCCCGTGCAGGAAGCCGGCTGGTGGCAGCAGTACGACCTGGGGCCGGACGCGCCGTTTGAAATTTACTACCTGCCCGCCAGCCACTGGAGCCGCCGCGGACTATTTGACCTGAATAAAATTCTGTGGGGCAGCTTTTTGATTAAAACTGCTGACCGGCTTATCTACTTCGCGGGCGACACGAGCTACGCCGACCACTTCGAGCAAATTGAGCAGACGTTTGGTCCGATTGATATCGTGTTGATGCCCATTGGGGCTTACAAGCCGGCTTTTATGATGAGCAAGAGCCATGTGAACCCTCACGAGGCAGCCAAGGCGGCTAACGTGCTGCGCGCCGGTCACGTGGTGCCCATGCACTACGGTACCTTCGACCTGAGCGACGAGCCGGCTTCCGAGCCGCTGCGCCTGCTCACGGAGGTGGCGGCCGGCGGCCTGCTGCGCGGCACGCTGCACGCGCCCGCCGTGGGCGAAATCATGCGCTGGCCGGCCTGGGAGTGAGTTTTTAGGGTAGGAGGGTAAGAGGGCGTGGGGTAAGACAATGTGGGTTAGGAGGATGTGGGGGTAGGAGGGTAGGAGGTATTCTAGCGACCTTTGCCTTCCTACCCTCTTGCCCCTACACCCTCCTACCCCCCTACCCTGCTTGCATGTCGCCTACCCTTATCCTGAGCCTGGTTGCGGGCTACTTCGTTGTTCTCATCATCATCGCGCTGCTCACCTCGCGCGGGGCCACGAGCGAAAGCTTCTTCGTGGCCAACCGCAATGCGCCGTGGTACATGGTGGCGTTTGCGATGATTGGGACTTCGCTCTCGGGCGTCACGTTCATCTCGGTGCCGGGCAACGTGTATAGCAAAAGCTGGAGCTATCTGGCTGTGGCATTGGGCTTTGTGGCGGGCTACCTGGTCATTGGCACGGTGCTCCTACCCCTCTACTACCGGCTGAGGCTGGTGAGCATCTACTCCTACCTGGAGCAGCGCTTTGGCTACTGGAGCTACAAGACGGGCGCGCTGTTTTTCCTGATTTCGCGCTCGCTGGGCTCGGCGCTGCGGCTGTACCTGGTGGCGGGCGTGTTGCAGCTAGCGGTGTTCGACTCGATGGGCGTGCCGTTCTACGTCACGGTGATGGTCAGCGTCTTCTTCATTTATCTCTACACGTTTAAGGGAGGGCTCAAGACCATCCTCTGGACCGACACTTTCCAGACGCTGGCCATGCTGAGCTGCGTGGCGCTGAGCATCTACTACATGGCCGATGAGCTGAACTACTCGTTCAAGCAGCTCATTTCGTCGGTGCGCGCGAGCCCGATGTCGCAGGTCTATTTCTCTGATTTTCGGGACGATAAGTTTTTCTGGAAGCAGTTTGCCTCCGGCATGTTCATCACCATCGTGATGACGGGCCTCGACCAGGACCTGATGCAGAAAAACCTGAGCTGCCGCAGCCTCGGCGAGGCTCAGAAAAACCTGTTCTGGTTTACGCCGGTCATTGTGGGCGTCAACATTTTATTCCTCACGCTGGGCGTGCTGCTCTATCAATATGCCGCCGCCAAGGGCATTGACCTCGCCCACCTGCCGCAGTTGCTCAACGTGCGGGGCACGCTCGATACCGACAAGGTTTTCCCGTATCTGGCCACCACGCAGTTTTCGCTGGCGGCGGGCGTCATCTTTATTCTGGGCATTATCGCGGTTACGTATGCCTCGGCCGATTCGGCGCTTACGGCCCTCACGACGTCGTTTTGCGTCGATTTTTTGAATATCAAACAGTATTCCGAGGCGCGGCAAACGCGACTGCGGCAGCTCACGCACTTGGGCTGGTCGGTGGTACTAGTGGTGATTATTCTCATCTTCCGCGCCCTCAACGAGGAGAGCCTCATTGATGCCGTGTATAAGGCGGCGGGCTTCACCTACGGGCCGCTGTTGGGCTTGTTTGCCTTCGGTATTTTCACCACGCGGCGGCTGCATGAGCGGCTCGTGCTGCCGGTGTGCGTGGCGGGGGTAGGGCTCACGCTGCTCATCGTGTCGCACTCCGTGGAGTGGCTGAACGGCTACAAGTTTGGCTTTGAAATCCTGCTTCTTAACGGCGCGCTCATCTACCTGGGCCTACTCTTGATATCACGGCCCGCCGACCGAACCGAAGCGGCACCGATTTTGTCCTAATCCGTGGCAATGGCCGCCAGGTGGGCGGCGCTTGTTTTTTCGCTCTATGCGCCTTTATATTCTCCTTTTAGCGCTGGCCGCGCCCCTGGCTGCCCTGGCTCAGGCCCGCCCTACCCCCCCCAAAGCGCCCGTAGTGCTCGCGCCCGGCAACATGCAGCTGCAAGCCGGCGGCGGTGCCGAAAATCGCCCCGACCACCCGCCCACCTTTCCCGGCGGCGCGGAAGCAATGGGTGAGTTTTTCAGCCAACACGTGCAGATTCCGGTGAAGGCCAAGCAGGCCCGCGTGACTGGCGACGTGCTGGTGACGGCCACCGTAGGCACCGACGGCAAGCTCATTAACCCCAAGATTGCCAAGGGCCTGACGCCCGAGTGCAACGCCGAGGCGCTGCGCGTGGTGCAGGCCCTACCCCCCTGGCAGCCTGCCACCCGGCGCGGCGTGCCGGTGCCCGTGCTGGTGCAGGTGCCCGTGCCGTTTAACAATGCGGGCGTCACCAAATTTGAGAACGACCGCAAAGTGCCCCGCTCAGCCAAAGACGCGCCGGGGCTGAATTAAAGAAGTTAACTCAGCTGAGTATGACGTTCTTTTCGTGCATATTTAAGCGGACAACCCAAAGCAATTTGGTCTTATTCGCGTTTAGTAGATAAGTGGGCCGGCCCCTAGTCGGCCCCGATTGAATTATGGCCCGTAGTGGAATGAATACCAGTGGCAGCGACGCCACTGCCGACCTGCCCAAACCGAAAGTAAATAAAGAGTCGCTGAAGCGCAGCCTACGGATTTTCCGCTTCGTGCTGCCCTACCGCGCCAAGTTTCTGGTGGGCTTGTTGATGCTGGTGCTCAGCAGCAGCACGTTTATGGCGTTTCCGTGGGTAGCCGGCAAGCTCGTGGACGCCGCCAACCACAAGGCCGTGCTGCTGCCCGGCGGCCTCACGCTCGACATCAACCGCATTGCGCTGCTGCTGTTCACAGTCATCGTGTTTCAGGGATTTTTCTCGTTTGGGCGCATCTGGTTTTTCACGCAGGTGAGCGAGTACACGGTGCGCGATATCCGGCAGGCGCTCTACGCCAAGTTCGTGCAGCTGCCCATTCCGTTTTTTGAGCAAAACCGCGTGGGGGCCATCACCTCGCGCATTACTAGCGACGTGGCCCAGATTCAGGACACATTTTCGCTGACGCTGGCCGAGCTGTTTCGGCAGGTATTCACGCTGCTGGGCGGCATCGCGTTCATCATGCTGGTATCGGTGAAATTGTCGCTGTTTATGCTGGTCACGTTTCCGCCCATTGTGCTGGCGGCTGGGCTGTTTGGGCGCAAAATTCGCACGCTGGCCCGCACCACGCAGCAGGAGTTGGCCCACACCAACACCATTGTGGAGGAAACCTTGCAGGCTATTAATTCGGTGAAGGCGTTCACCAACGAACGGTTTGAAACCGCCCGCTACCAGGTTTCGCTGAACAAGGTGGTGCGGGCCGCGTTGCAAAGCAACCTGTATCGTGGTGGCTTCGTGTCGTTCGTGATTATCGGGCTGTTTGGCGGTATCATTCTGGTACTGTGGCGCGGCGCTACCCTCGTGTACACGGCCGGCCCCGGCCACCTCGAAATCGGCCAGCTGGTGTCGTTTATTATCTACACGGCCTTCATTGGAGCGTCGGTAGCCGGCCTGGGCGAGATGTACGGCAAGGTGCAGAGCACGCTCGGCGCGAGTGAGCGCATCCTCGAAATTCTGGACGAAACACCCGAGCCTACCCTGCATGAGCCGGCTATTGGCCTAGTGCCGGCCCAGATTCGGGGCGACATTCGCTACGAGCACGTGGCCTTTCGCTACCCCACCCGGCCCGACGTGCCGGTGCTGCAAGACATTGATTTTCACATTAAATCGGGCGAAAAAATCGCGCTCGTTGGCCCCAGCGGCGCGGGCAAAAGCACCATTGCGGGCCTGCTCATGCAGTTCTACCCCCTCAGCGGCGGCCGCATTGTCATCGATGGCCACGACGTGCGCGACTACGACCTGACGGCCCTGCGTCGCCACATCGGCATCGTGCCGCAGGAAACGCTACTCTTCGGCGGCACCATCCGCGAAAACATCGCCTACGGCAAGCCCGGTGCCAGCGACGCGGAAATCATCGAAGCCGCCCAGCGCGCCAACACTTGGCAGTTTATCAGTGCCTTCCCCGAAGGCCTCGATACGGTGGTCGGCGACCGGGGTATCAAGCTCTCGGGCGGGCAGCGGCAGCGCGTGGCCATCGCCCGCGCCATCCTGAAAAACCCCGCCATCCTCATCCTGGACGAGGCCACCTCGTCGCTCGATAGCGAGAGCGAAAAGCTCGTGCAAGGCGCGCTCGACGAGCTAATGCAGCACC from Hymenobacter psoromatis includes the following:
- a CDS encoding sodium:solute symporter, which translates into the protein MSPTLILSLVAGYFVVLIIIALLTSRGATSESFFVANRNAPWYMVAFAMIGTSLSGVTFISVPGNVYSKSWSYLAVALGFVAGYLVIGTVLLPLYYRLRLVSIYSYLEQRFGYWSYKTGALFFLISRSLGSALRLYLVAGVLQLAVFDSMGVPFYVTVMVSVFFIYLYTFKGGLKTILWTDTFQTLAMLSCVALSIYYMADELNYSFKQLISSVRASPMSQVYFSDFRDDKFFWKQFASGMFITIVMTGLDQDLMQKNLSCRSLGEAQKNLFWFTPVIVGVNILFLTLGVLLYQYAAAKGIDLAHLPQLLNVRGTLDTDKVFPYLATTQFSLAAGVIFILGIIAVTYASADSALTALTTSFCVDFLNIKQYSEARQTRLRQLTHLGWSVVLVVIILIFRALNEESLIDAVYKAAGFTYGPLLGLFAFGIFTTRRLHERLVLPVCVAGVGLTLLIVSHSVEWLNGYKFGFEILLLNGALIYLGLLLISRPADRTEAAPILS
- a CDS encoding multidrug ABC transporter ATP-binding protein is translated as MNTSGSDATADLPKPKVNKESLKRSLRIFRFVLPYRAKFLVGLLMLVLSSSTFMAFPWVAGKLVDAANHKAVLLPGGLTLDINRIALLLFTVIVFQGFFSFGRIWFFTQVSEYTVRDIRQALYAKFVQLPIPFFEQNRVGAITSRITSDVAQIQDTFSLTLAELFRQVFTLLGGIAFIMLVSVKLSLFMLVTFPPIVLAAGLFGRKIRTLARTTQQELAHTNTIVEETLQAINSVKAFTNERFETARYQVSLNKVVRAALQSNLYRGGFVSFVIIGLFGGIILVLWRGATLVYTAGPGHLEIGQLVSFIIYTAFIGASVAGLGEMYGKVQSTLGASERILEILDETPEPTLHEPAIGLVPAQIRGDIRYEHVAFRYPTRPDVPVLQDIDFHIKSGEKIALVGPSGAGKSTIAGLLMQFYPLSGGRIVIDGHDVRDYDLTALRRHIGIVPQETLLFGGTIRENIAYGKPGASDAEIIEAAQRANTWQFISAFPEGLDTVVGDRGIKLSGGQRQRVAIARAILKNPAILILDEATSSLDSESEKLVQGALDELMQHRTSLIIAHRLSTIRKVDKILVIDGGRIVEAGSHEELSDREGGLYANLLRLQFELA